The Halomonas sp. KG2 genome contains a region encoding:
- a CDS encoding DUF4401 domain-containing protein produces the protein MSQSMSTLKQRLTQAGIALNEPSSTTPLESPWFVRVLQAFSGWLAALFLLGFIATAVVFVLESSVASLVVGSLLIGGAFALLRAARSDVLEHMALAFSLAGQLLVAWPAVEMWGVSASLWWVLLALQCSLALIMPSQVHRSMSAFLASLALTMALAANGLAPVAIGMVVLVLTLLWLNECRWPGRIGAVQAWGAGLLMGVLVLQGQAYSNQLAWLYDSDAQWFDPWLASWLSTALVALALVCVIHQAFRQHSQPAIVQRLVIYGAVALVAVVSVYMPGLGAGVTVLLLGFTLGHRVLMGSGILLLLMAASNYYYWLEVTLLMKSLMLLAMGALLLSIRWGLKRWWLNRWLTVHKPMPLGDANEP, from the coding sequence ATGAGTCAGTCTATGAGTACGTTAAAGCAGCGATTAACTCAGGCTGGCATTGCGCTAAATGAGCCTTCATCAACAACGCCGCTGGAATCACCCTGGTTTGTGCGGGTTCTGCAGGCGTTTTCCGGCTGGTTAGCAGCGCTGTTTCTGTTGGGCTTTATTGCCACGGCAGTGGTATTTGTACTGGAAAGCTCAGTGGCTTCTCTTGTCGTAGGCAGCCTGTTGATTGGCGGGGCATTTGCGCTACTACGCGCCGCACGAAGCGATGTGTTGGAGCACATGGCGCTGGCGTTTAGCTTAGCTGGGCAATTATTAGTAGCCTGGCCAGCGGTCGAGATGTGGGGTGTTTCCGCAAGCCTATGGTGGGTACTGCTGGCGCTACAGTGCTCGCTGGCGCTGATCATGCCGAGCCAGGTTCACCGCAGTATGTCGGCGTTTTTAGCAAGTTTAGCGTTAACGATGGCGTTGGCAGCCAATGGACTGGCACCGGTGGCGATTGGCATGGTGGTGCTGGTGCTGACACTGCTCTGGTTGAATGAATGTCGTTGGCCTGGGCGCATAGGGGCGGTTCAGGCATGGGGGGCTGGCCTGTTAATGGGAGTGTTGGTGCTTCAAGGGCAGGCGTACTCTAACCAGCTTGCCTGGCTTTACGATTCAGACGCTCAGTGGTTTGACCCATGGCTTGCCAGTTGGCTGAGCACTGCTTTGGTGGCGTTGGCCTTAGTGTGCGTTATTCATCAGGCATTTCGTCAGCATTCTCAGCCTGCCATTGTGCAACGCTTGGTGATTTATGGCGCAGTCGCGCTAGTGGCGGTGGTATCAGTGTATATGCCGGGGCTTGGCGCTGGGGTTACCGTACTATTGCTCGGATTTACGCTTGGTCACCGGGTGCTGATGGGAAGCGGTATTTTGTTACTACTGATGGCGGCTAGTAATTATTACTACTGGCTGGAGGTGACGCTGTTGATGAAATCACTCATGTTGCTGGCAATGGGGGCGTTGCTGTTATCCATTCGCTGGGGACTGAAGCGTTGGTGGCTAAACCGATGGTTAACAGTGCATAAGCCCATGCCGCTAGGAGATGCTAATGAGCCGTAA
- a CDS encoding GDYXXLXY domain-containing protein has protein sequence MSRNVKRNRWIVIVATAVVLAVVNWAIWQKEHHLAEGEIVYLELAPVDPRSLMQGDYMALSFALANRIRMQRAIDRHEEADGNAMQTAANDSVVVRLDEASIAHFQRLDDGTPLGDDERRLRYRLRNGNVRFATDAFFFQEGHAERFELARYGQFRVNEHGELLLVALYDEELKALGEMER, from the coding sequence ATGAGCCGTAACGTGAAGCGAAACCGCTGGATAGTCATTGTTGCCACTGCTGTTGTGCTAGCGGTGGTTAACTGGGCCATTTGGCAGAAAGAGCATCACCTGGCCGAAGGTGAGATTGTTTATTTGGAGCTTGCTCCGGTTGATCCGCGCTCGTTAATGCAGGGTGACTACATGGCGCTAAGCTTTGCCTTGGCTAACCGTATTCGTATGCAGCGTGCAATTGATCGCCACGAAGAGGCGGATGGAAATGCCATGCAAACGGCAGCCAATGACAGCGTGGTGGTTCGTTTGGATGAAGCATCAATCGCCCACTTCCAACGCTTGGATGATGGCACGCCGCTAGGCGATGACGAAAGACGCTTACGCTACCGGTTGCGCAATGGGAACGTGCGCTTTGCTACGGATGCATTTTTCTTTCAGGAAGGCCACGCTGAGCGTTTTGAGCTCGCCCGTTATGGTCAGTTTCGAGTCAACGAGCACGGCGAGCTGCTACTAGTCGCGCTATATGACGAAGAACTCAAGGCGCTGGGCGAAATGGAGCGGTGA
- a CDS encoding LysR family transcriptional regulator produces the protein MTPPNLNDLYYFVKVVDHGGFSPAGRALGIAKSKLSRRVGELESQLNVRLLHRSTRHLTLTDIGQRYYQHCKAMLVEAEAAQQFIEETQQVPCGTIRISCPTGLLSFHVSAILADFMVLYPDVLIHLEGTNRRIDPFVEGFDISLRARPFPLEDSELVLKVLSDRGQCLVASPILIEQHGMPSTPNDLSKLPSLSRARPEEAHTWHLQRDGEECQIEHSPRFITTDMTALYRAALAGVGVVQLPSLMLGDSLASNKLVQVVPEWEPRREVIHAVYPSRRGLLPSVRALLDFLAERYAAIGMER, from the coding sequence ATGACGCCCCCTAATCTGAATGATCTTTATTATTTTGTGAAGGTAGTCGACCATGGAGGGTTTTCTCCAGCGGGCCGTGCGCTGGGCATTGCCAAATCAAAATTAAGCAGACGAGTGGGAGAGTTAGAAAGTCAGCTTAACGTGCGCTTGTTGCACCGTTCGACCCGCCACCTAACACTCACTGATATTGGCCAACGCTACTACCAGCACTGCAAAGCCATGCTAGTGGAAGCTGAAGCGGCCCAGCAGTTCATCGAAGAAACCCAACAAGTGCCCTGCGGTACCATCCGCATCAGTTGTCCCACGGGGCTATTGAGCTTTCACGTGAGTGCAATACTGGCGGATTTCATGGTGCTCTACCCAGATGTCCTGATACATCTGGAAGGAACTAACCGCCGTATTGACCCGTTTGTTGAGGGTTTTGACATTTCACTCCGCGCCCGCCCCTTTCCTTTAGAAGATAGCGAGCTTGTTCTGAAGGTACTATCGGATCGCGGGCAATGCTTGGTAGCAAGCCCAATACTGATTGAACAACACGGCATGCCATCAACGCCCAACGATCTTAGCAAACTGCCTAGTCTAAGCAGAGCAAGGCCAGAGGAAGCTCACACTTGGCACCTTCAACGCGACGGTGAAGAGTGCCAAATTGAGCATTCGCCACGGTTTATTACCACTGATATGACCGCACTTTATAGAGCAGCACTGGCTGGCGTTGGTGTGGTGCAACTTCCAAGTTTAATGCTAGGCGATTCGTTGGCCTCAAATAAGCTAGTGCAAGTAGTGCCTGAATGGGAGCCTCGACGGGAAGTTATTCATGCGGTTTATCCTTCCCGTCGAGGCTTGCTGCCCTCTGTCAGAGCACTGTTAGACTTTCTTGCCGAACGATACGCAGCCATTGGAATGGAACGCTAA
- a CDS encoding hydrolase, translating to MANPYVRLDKDNAAVLLVDHQTGLLSLVRDIDPDRFKNNVLALADLAKYFGLPTILTTSFEDGPNGPLVPELKEMFPEAPYIARPGQINAWDNEDFVKAVKATGKKQLIIAGVVTEVCVAFPALSALEEEFDVFVITDASGTFNELTRDAAWDRMSSAGAQLMTWFGAACELHRDWRNDIEGLGALFSNHIPDYRNLMNSYSTLTQSSDKK from the coding sequence ATGGCTAACCCCTATGTTCGTCTCGATAAAGATAACGCTGCCGTTCTTTTAGTAGATCACCAAACTGGGCTGTTGTCCTTAGTTCGTGATATTGACCCTGATCGGTTCAAAAATAACGTACTGGCGCTTGCTGACTTGGCGAAATACTTTGGTCTGCCAACGATTCTTACCACAAGCTTCGAAGATGGGCCTAATGGGCCGCTGGTACCTGAATTAAAAGAGATGTTTCCAGAGGCGCCTTACATCGCACGCCCTGGACAAATTAATGCCTGGGATAACGAGGACTTCGTAAAAGCGGTTAAGGCGACGGGTAAGAAACAGCTGATTATTGCGGGCGTGGTGACCGAGGTATGTGTGGCTTTCCCGGCGCTTTCCGCACTTGAAGAAGAGTTTGATGTGTTCGTGATCACCGATGCATCGGGGACCTTTAACGAACTTACCCGTGATGCTGCTTGGGACCGCATGAGTAGCGCCGGTGCCCAGTTAATGACCTGGTTTGGTGCTGCCTGCGAACTTCATCGTGATTGGAGAAATGATATTGAAGGCCTAGGGGCGCTCTTTTCTAATCATATCCCCGACTATCGCAACTTAATGAATAGCTACAGCACTTTGACACAATCCTCTGATAAGAAGTAA
- a CDS encoding antibiotic biosynthesis monooxygenase, producing the protein MPPEHSAESPEESGAITLKICHRVKPEARAEYEAWLKKIIHVAGQYPGHLGVHILRPAEGHHDYEIALRFASHAEAGRWLESAERKALINDALPAFREEEVIQIQSGIDYWFSPPNAPVNKQPVRWKQWLVTTSVIWPLTMLVPFLWGPLFALFPWLNTWGIRHGVVAASVVGLVVYVVMPRVVRLVASWMFR; encoded by the coding sequence ATGCCCCCTGAACATAGTGCAGAGTCACCCGAAGAGTCCGGTGCGATAACACTGAAGATATGTCATCGCGTGAAACCCGAGGCGCGGGCTGAGTATGAAGCATGGTTAAAAAAAATCATCCATGTGGCGGGTCAGTATCCTGGTCATCTTGGCGTGCATATTCTTCGTCCTGCTGAGGGGCACCATGATTATGAAATAGCGCTTAGGTTTGCCTCCCATGCTGAAGCCGGGAGATGGCTTGAGTCTGCCGAACGAAAGGCGTTGATCAATGATGCGTTACCGGCCTTTCGGGAAGAGGAAGTCATCCAGATTCAAAGCGGTATCGATTACTGGTTCTCGCCACCTAATGCACCTGTTAACAAACAGCCTGTGCGCTGGAAGCAGTGGCTTGTTACAACCTCGGTTATCTGGCCTCTCACCATGTTGGTTCCGTTTCTTTGGGGGCCGCTTTTCGCGTTATTTCCCTGGTTGAATACATGGGGTATTCGCCACGGTGTTGTTGCTGCCAGCGTGGTCGGGCTGGTGGTCTATGTGGTGATGCCCCGTGTGGTGCGTCTAGTCGCGTCATGGATGTTTCGCTGA
- a CDS encoding pirin family protein, whose product MSWMPDIEPKCPSAGNLHDIETLIVPRAHDLGGFEVRRALPAPKRQMVGPFIFFDQMGPAEFLREDGIDVRPHPHIGLATVTYLYQGEFQHRDSLGTNQMIHPGAVNWMVAGNGVTHSERTSPATRQNKHSLFGIQTWVALPEAYEDKPASFAHHGQETLPLLKGEGKEVRLILGTAWGEQAPIQTFSEMFYADAVLQPGAKLPLPDGHEDRGLYVTSGSVSIAGDIFDAGQMMVFRPGDPITVTAGESGARLMLLGGETLNGPRYISWNFVASSREKLAAAKQAWMEGDFEHGRFKLPPGDDEEFIPFPDQQRN is encoded by the coding sequence ATGAGCTGGATGCCCGATATTGAGCCCAAATGTCCTTCCGCAGGCAACCTACACGATATTGAAACACTGATCGTACCTCGTGCACACGACCTAGGTGGCTTTGAAGTACGACGTGCGCTTCCCGCACCCAAGCGCCAGATGGTTGGCCCGTTTATTTTTTTCGATCAGATGGGGCCCGCTGAATTTCTTAGAGAGGATGGTATCGATGTTCGTCCTCACCCCCATATTGGACTTGCTACGGTCACTTACTTGTACCAGGGAGAGTTCCAGCATCGTGACAGTCTGGGGACTAATCAGATGATTCATCCTGGGGCGGTTAATTGGATGGTTGCTGGTAATGGCGTGACCCATTCCGAGCGTACTAGCCCCGCTACACGTCAGAATAAGCACTCCCTGTTTGGTATTCAGACGTGGGTGGCATTGCCTGAAGCATACGAAGATAAACCCGCCAGCTTTGCGCATCATGGGCAGGAGACATTGCCGCTGCTTAAAGGTGAGGGTAAAGAGGTTCGTTTGATTCTTGGTACGGCATGGGGTGAACAGGCGCCTATACAGACCTTTTCGGAGATGTTCTATGCGGATGCAGTTCTCCAGCCAGGTGCTAAGCTTCCTTTGCCAGATGGCCACGAAGATCGTGGGCTCTATGTAACGTCGGGTAGCGTTAGTATTGCAGGGGATATCTTTGATGCGGGACAAATGATGGTTTTCCGCCCGGGTGACCCCATTACCGTAACTGCGGGCGAAAGCGGAGCTCGGCTAATGCTGCTCGGCGGCGAAACGCTCAATGGACCACGCTATATCTCCTGGAACTTCGTGGCGTCTTCCCGGGAAAAATTAGCGGCTGCTAAGCAGGCGTGGATGGAAGGTGACTTCGAGCATGGGCGATTTAAATTGCCGCCGGGGGACGATGAAGAATTCATTCCTTTTCCAGACCAGCAGCGTAATTAA
- a CDS encoding pirin family protein: MKKLVGVTSAPRPHWVGDGFPARSLFSYGPRSEQLSPFLLLDYAGPADFTPTTRPRGVGQHPHRGFETVTIVYQGEVAHRDSTGKGGVIGPGDVQWMTAGAGILHDEFHSPAFTEQGGTLEMVQLWVNLPAKDKMATPGYQAIFNAQIPVVELPAQAGSIRLIAGDYVDGNQDTHAGPAQTFSPMNVWDVRLNGGKTTTLTQPDGWTTLLVVLRGTVQINGEEVLRDAQVAELSRAGDALTLEANNDATLLLLSGEPLNEPVVGHGPFVMNSERDIIEAIEDFNNGRFGHMPS; encoded by the coding sequence ATGAAAAAGTTAGTAGGTGTTACCAGCGCTCCACGCCCTCACTGGGTGGGTGACGGCTTTCCGGCGCGTTCGCTGTTCTCCTATGGCCCACGCTCCGAGCAGTTGAGTCCCTTTTTGTTACTGGACTATGCTGGGCCCGCCGACTTTACTCCCACCACGCGGCCACGTGGTGTCGGGCAACACCCGCACCGCGGGTTTGAAACCGTCACGATTGTCTACCAAGGCGAAGTGGCGCACCGCGACTCAACGGGCAAAGGCGGCGTAATTGGCCCAGGCGACGTGCAGTGGATGACGGCGGGTGCGGGTATCCTGCACGATGAGTTTCATTCGCCCGCGTTTACAGAGCAAGGCGGTACACTAGAGATGGTTCAGCTGTGGGTAAACTTACCCGCTAAAGACAAAATGGCGACGCCAGGCTATCAGGCAATTTTTAATGCCCAGATTCCTGTCGTGGAATTGCCAGCGCAAGCGGGTAGCATTCGCTTAATTGCAGGTGACTATGTCGATGGCAACCAGGATACCCACGCGGGCCCAGCACAGACGTTCTCGCCGATGAATGTCTGGGATGTGCGACTAAACGGTGGTAAGACAACCACGCTGACGCAGCCGGATGGATGGACAACCCTGCTGGTCGTGCTAAGAGGGACGGTTCAAATCAATGGCGAAGAGGTACTGCGTGACGCACAAGTAGCCGAGCTTTCAAGAGCGGGTGACGCGCTGACACTTGAAGCCAATAATGACGCAACCCTGTTGCTGCTGAGTGGCGAGCCGCTCAATGAGCCAGTGGTAGGTCATGGGCCGTTTGTGATGAATAGCGAACGTGACATCATTGAAGCGATAGAAGACTTTAACAACGGCCGCTTTGGCCACATGCCAAGCTAA
- a CDS encoding mechanosensitive ion channel family protein: protein MKKNSLWPVWVVLVVTLVFSSVSTAQTQGDESENERWFAIDSLNAGLGEVPEEAKRMSPREAVRSFLTFTESGNYASAAHLLNLNGIDPSEQQARGAELARQLAEVLKRGEWLNASNLPARQDAAIEDASGQNPLAGSPRRNIELAALKVEGQAYDVRIGRYRINEEDPVWLVMPESVSSIPALYEEYGPSMLESYIPERLKASFGILKIWEWLAIPVFLIAIGTVGMVTYYVVGLVARILPSGVSTIFADQIGVPMAMIVMSLVTQMLLDYVVSFSAIVTTTFRVLLISIMAWGAGTIALRLIDTIMLRMTRRLVGEIDDTKPKDKRRLLTSLYALRRVIILITVIGVSVYVLGQIQLFESLGLSLLASASVLAVLVGIAGQAVLGNILSSFQLSLAKPIRIGDLVIFEGQWCYVEGIFYTFIRLRSWDERRVIVPVTYFTSKPFENLSVKSTKMYRFLELTLHLSADISQVREMFLAYAQEEDNVIEHHKLLCYVTKQTAYAQTVTCYLMTSDPMAGWTAEMNIREKMLAFIRDNHPEWWPREVMVISHEDIARGDGQGKRSQDADSSADKPSE, encoded by the coding sequence ATGAAAAAAAACAGCTTGTGGCCTGTGTGGGTTGTGCTGGTTGTCACTTTGGTGTTTTCCAGCGTTAGCACAGCGCAAACTCAAGGAGATGAGAGCGAAAATGAGCGGTGGTTCGCTATTGACTCGCTTAACGCAGGGCTAGGAGAGGTGCCGGAAGAGGCTAAACGAATGTCGCCACGGGAAGCGGTCCGTAGCTTTTTAACCTTCACCGAAAGTGGCAATTACGCCTCAGCCGCGCATTTGCTTAATCTAAACGGCATTGATCCAAGTGAGCAGCAGGCGAGGGGAGCTGAGCTTGCGAGGCAGTTAGCGGAGGTACTAAAGCGTGGTGAGTGGCTAAATGCCTCGAATCTGCCGGCTCGCCAAGACGCAGCGATTGAAGACGCTTCTGGTCAGAACCCTTTAGCGGGTTCGCCACGACGAAATATAGAGCTGGCAGCATTAAAAGTAGAAGGACAGGCTTATGATGTTCGGATAGGGCGTTATCGAATCAATGAAGAAGATCCTGTTTGGCTAGTAATGCCAGAGAGTGTGTCGTCTATTCCAGCTCTCTATGAAGAGTATGGGCCTTCAATGCTAGAAAGCTATATTCCAGAACGGCTGAAGGCATCGTTTGGCATACTAAAAATTTGGGAATGGTTAGCGATCCCGGTTTTTTTAATCGCCATTGGCACGGTAGGCATGGTGACTTACTACGTTGTTGGGCTAGTGGCACGTATTCTGCCTTCAGGCGTGTCTACTATTTTCGCCGATCAAATTGGCGTGCCCATGGCGATGATTGTTATGTCGCTGGTAACGCAGATGTTGCTGGACTACGTTGTATCGTTTTCCGCCATTGTGACGACGACGTTCCGCGTATTGTTGATCTCAATTATGGCCTGGGGTGCTGGTACCATTGCACTACGCTTGATCGACACGATCATGCTGCGCATGACACGGCGCTTAGTCGGGGAAATTGACGATACTAAGCCTAAAGATAAACGTCGTCTGTTAACCTCGCTGTATGCTTTGCGCCGCGTGATTATCTTAATCACCGTCATTGGTGTGTCGGTTTATGTACTGGGGCAGATCCAGCTGTTTGAGTCTTTAGGCTTGTCGCTGTTGGCGTCGGCTAGTGTGCTGGCCGTACTGGTAGGTATTGCCGGCCAAGCGGTGTTAGGCAATATCCTCTCTTCTTTTCAGCTGTCGCTTGCCAAGCCTATACGAATTGGTGACTTGGTCATCTTCGAAGGGCAATGGTGCTATGTTGAGGGCATTTTTTATACCTTTATTCGACTGCGCTCCTGGGATGAACGACGTGTCATCGTGCCGGTTACCTACTTTACGTCTAAGCCGTTTGAAAACCTCTCGGTGAAGAGCACTAAAATGTACCGCTTCTTAGAGCTGACGCTGCATTTAAGCGCTGATATTTCTCAAGTGAGGGAGATGTTTTTAGCCTATGCCCAGGAAGAAGATAATGTCATTGAGCATCATAAACTGCTTTGTTATGTGACCAAGCAAACTGCCTACGCGCAAACGGTCACTTGCTATTTAATGACATCGGATCCTATGGCGGGCTGGACGGCCGAGATGAACATTCGCGAGAAAATGTTGGCCTTTATCCGCGATAACCATCCAGAGTGGTGGCCAAGAGAAGTCATGGTTATCAGCCATGAGGATATTGCACGCGGAGATGGACAAGGCAAGCGTTCACAGGACGCGGATAGCTCTGCGGATAAACCGTCTGAGTAG
- a CDS encoding aspartate/glutamate racemase family protein: protein MHQPIAVFDAGIGSYAIVAEIHKRLPKQDILYFADRASFPYGSKGRDELLTVMHRTLRFLESYTPSAIVIASNAPSIMVLDDIRQSTLVPLFGVYPPIAEALAISVTGKIGIMGVHSLIESSPLKQFIAHHAPNPDNVSLINASSMVELVENGAFIFDPKTTQQAVTAFIDDVFQQNPDIDTLTLSSTHLPWLRSYFESARPNCRFLDPAEAIVAGLGNGTQGTGQIRGLVTESDAYNVETFQRMLQQFGVDIPLEVVSLP from the coding sequence ATGCACCAACCTATCGCTGTTTTCGACGCGGGTATCGGTAGCTATGCCATTGTTGCCGAGATACACAAACGCCTTCCCAAACAGGATATTTTATATTTCGCTGACCGGGCGAGCTTTCCTTATGGCAGCAAAGGGCGGGATGAGCTACTCACAGTTATGCATCGTACGCTACGTTTCCTCGAGAGCTACACACCCTCCGCCATCGTTATCGCCTCGAACGCACCCTCTATTATGGTGCTGGACGATATTCGTCAAAGCACATTGGTCCCCTTGTTCGGCGTCTACCCACCTATCGCAGAAGCGCTTGCCATATCGGTAACTGGCAAGATTGGCATCATGGGGGTGCATTCTCTCATCGAAAGTTCACCTCTGAAGCAATTCATCGCTCACCATGCGCCTAATCCGGATAATGTCAGCTTGATCAATGCCTCCTCCATGGTGGAACTTGTCGAGAATGGTGCCTTCATATTCGACCCGAAGACAACTCAGCAAGCGGTCACTGCTTTTATAGACGACGTTTTCCAACAGAATCCTGATATCGATACTCTGACGCTTTCAAGTACGCATCTACCATGGTTGCGTTCTTACTTCGAGTCGGCGCGTCCAAACTGCCGCTTCCTCGATCCCGCCGAAGCGATTGTCGCGGGGCTAGGCAACGGCACACAGGGCACAGGACAGATTCGTGGCCTAGTAACAGAAAGTGATGCCTATAACGTCGAAACCTTCCAACGTATGTTGCAGCAGTTCGGCGTAGATATCCCGTTAGAGGTGGTCTCGCTACCATGA
- a CDS encoding RidA family protein, which yields MMSFRNAIIGLTLLSAYAGTALAEDIIRHPIPNSDFPILQAVEIPSSSATVYLSGTVPSIINEDADPNSAEAFGTTEEQTVTVMNRIKAQLENLGLGVGDIIKMQAFLVAPEGETVDFQGFMAGYTQFFGTEEQPNLPVRSAMVVDALVNPGWLVEIEVTAVRP from the coding sequence ATGATGAGTTTTAGAAACGCTATTATCGGGCTAACGTTGCTCTCCGCCTATGCTGGCACTGCACTAGCGGAAGACATTATTCGCCACCCTATTCCCAATTCTGATTTTCCTATCCTACAAGCGGTTGAGATACCCTCTAGCAGTGCGACGGTTTATCTTAGTGGCACCGTTCCTAGTATCATCAATGAAGATGCCGATCCAAATAGTGCAGAAGCGTTTGGAACCACCGAAGAGCAAACAGTGACGGTAATGAACCGCATTAAAGCGCAGTTAGAAAACCTAGGTTTAGGGGTAGGCGATATTATAAAAATGCAGGCGTTTCTTGTCGCGCCAGAGGGCGAGACAGTCGATTTCCAGGGCTTTATGGCTGGCTACACGCAATTCTTCGGTACCGAAGAACAGCCTAACCTACCCGTTCGCTCTGCCATGGTCGTCGATGCACTAGTCAATCCCGGTTGGCTAGTAGAAATTGAAGTTACCGCCGTTCGACCGTAG
- a CDS encoding cytochrome c, translated as MKTLFTSMTALLLSMPLMAQETSIDTSNWFDDPSMLTQTDGASIYAGVCAGCHMPSGQGAKGAGEYPALANNPNLMTAAYPISLVIYGHKAMPALGGLLEDEQVASVVNFIRTNFGNNYTDNQASAEQIASMR; from the coding sequence ATGAAAACACTATTCACTTCAATGACTGCACTCTTACTCTCTATGCCACTTATGGCCCAGGAGACTTCCATTGATACGAGCAACTGGTTCGATGACCCTTCCATGCTGACACAAACTGACGGCGCATCCATCTATGCAGGTGTTTGTGCCGGTTGTCACATGCCCAGTGGGCAAGGTGCCAAAGGGGCAGGAGAATACCCAGCGCTTGCTAACAATCCCAACTTAATGACGGCTGCCTACCCAATCAGCTTGGTTATCTACGGTCATAAAGCTATGCCCGCTTTAGGTGGCTTATTGGAAGATGAACAAGTTGCTTCGGTAGTGAACTTTATCCGCACCAATTTTGGCAATAATTACACTGACAACCAAGCTAGTGCAGAACAGATTGCGAGTATGCGCTAA
- a CDS encoding flavin monoamine oxidase family protein: MSFNPEGVTRRSFLGMVGAVAGAAAMYSAMSTMGFASPSNWRGRLNLQGAPDNTNILILGAGLAGMTAAFELRNAGYNVKILEYRDKAGGRCWTLRGGDSYTELGGFTQHIDFAEGNYLNPGPWRIPSDHFAVLDYCKRFGVKLEPFIQVNYNAYLHDSEAFNGKPQRFKEVATDFRGHVAELLAKVVDQKGLDEAVSAEDAEKLVAALKRYGALNDNLDYVTGSESSSFRGWSHPEGGGVDGKPEPSQVNALSDILNSTLWRNLTTGDNLHMQSTIFQPVGGMDMIAKGFEEQVGELITYNAKVTRISHEGNRVTASWVSADSGSNEQTETADYCICTIPFSVLSQIDHDFSPRMSKIIDSMPYASAFKAGIEFKRRFWEEDEHIYGGISYTNLPITLISYPPYNMFSDGPGVLLAAYPWGAYAYQFNALSPEDRIAKVMEYGSQIHPQYYDEFKTGASVAWHRVPWTLGCYGLWQDREADYQDATVMDGRTLMAGEHISYLPAWMEGAVLSALDAVERLHTTITEA; encoded by the coding sequence ATGTCATTCAACCCAGAAGGTGTTACGCGTCGGTCTTTTTTAGGCATGGTGGGCGCAGTCGCAGGGGCGGCGGCAATGTATTCCGCAATGAGCACAATGGGTTTTGCTTCACCGTCTAACTGGCGGGGTCGACTAAACCTACAGGGAGCCCCTGACAATACCAACATTTTAATTTTAGGCGCTGGGTTAGCAGGCATGACAGCAGCCTTTGAGTTGCGTAATGCAGGCTACAACGTAAAAATTCTCGAGTATCGCGATAAGGCCGGAGGCCGTTGTTGGACATTACGTGGAGGCGACAGCTATACCGAATTAGGTGGATTTACCCAGCATATCGACTTTGCCGAAGGCAATTACTTAAACCCTGGCCCTTGGCGAATCCCGTCAGATCATTTTGCTGTATTGGATTACTGCAAACGCTTCGGAGTTAAACTGGAGCCTTTCATTCAGGTAAATTATAACGCCTACCTACATGACTCAGAGGCCTTTAATGGTAAACCTCAACGCTTTAAGGAGGTGGCCACTGATTTCAGAGGACACGTCGCAGAATTACTTGCCAAAGTCGTTGATCAAAAGGGTCTAGATGAAGCGGTTAGTGCTGAAGATGCAGAAAAACTCGTTGCCGCACTCAAACGCTATGGGGCGCTAAACGACAATTTAGATTATGTAACAGGGAGTGAGTCTTCCTCTTTCCGCGGTTGGTCGCACCCTGAAGGTGGCGGCGTTGATGGAAAGCCTGAGCCATCTCAAGTGAACGCCCTTTCTGACATACTGAATTCAACGCTTTGGCGCAATCTAACGACAGGCGATAACTTGCATATGCAGTCCACCATCTTCCAACCAGTGGGTGGGATGGACATGATTGCTAAAGGGTTTGAAGAGCAAGTTGGCGAGCTGATCACTTATAACGCTAAAGTTACCCGAATTAGCCACGAAGGTAATCGCGTAACAGCCTCTTGGGTCTCCGCCGATAGCGGCAGTAATGAACAAACAGAAACCGCCGATTACTGCATCTGCACCATTCCTTTTTCGGTACTCAGCCAGATTGATCATGACTTCTCACCACGTATGAGCAAGATCATTGATTCCATGCCCTACGCATCAGCCTTCAAAGCGGGCATTGAGTTTAAGCGACGCTTTTGGGAAGAGGATGAACACATCTACGGCGGCATTAGCTATACCAACCTGCCTATTACGCTAATTTCTTACCCGCCCTACAACATGTTTAGCGATGGCCCGGGCGTGCTTTTAGCTGCTTACCCATGGGGTGCTTACGCCTATCAATTTAACGCCCTCTCTCCCGAAGACCGAATCGCTAAGGTCATGGAATACGGATCGCAGATTCACCCTCAATATTACGATGAGTTCAAAACCGGCGCTTCAGTGGCATGGCATCGTGTTCCATGGACATTGGGCTGTTATGGGCTATGGCAAGATCGTGAAGCGGACTACCAAGACGCCACCGTAATGGACGGGCGAACGTTAATGGCAGGCGAGCATATTTCGTATCTTCCGGCCTGGATGGAAGGGGCCGTACTCTCCGCTCTGGATGCCGTCGAACGCCTACACACCACTATTACAGAGGCTTAA